The segment CCGGCACCGGCTGCCAGCAGCTGCTCGCCCTCCTCCACCACGCCGGCGAGACCGCCGAGGGGGTCGGGGTGCGCCACGCGCTCGGCGTCGGCGGTCGCGACCTGTCGTCGGCCGTCGGCGGGCTCGCCACCCGGGAGGCCCTGCGCCGGCTCGACGCCGACCCGGACGTCGACCTCGTCGTGGTGGTGTCCAAGCCCCCGGCGCCGGAGGTCGCGGAGGCACTCACGAAGGAGACCGGCGCGCTGGGCACGCCCGTGGAGCTGGGCCTGCTCGGCCGCGGCCAGCGCGACCTCACCGCGGTCGCCGAGGCCGTGCTGGAGCGGCTCGGCCACACCCCGCCGGAGTGGCCGGTCCACGGCGCCGACAACACCGGGCCCGCGACCGGGCCGCTGCTGCGCGGACTGTTCGTCGGCGGCACGCTCTGCGACGAGTCGATGCTGATGGCGTCCGCGGCCCTCGGCCCGGTCCGCAGCAACATCCCGCTCTCCGACGACCTCGCGCTGGGGGACGACCTGCTCGTCGACGACCACACGATGGTCGACTTCGGTGACGACGAGCTCACCCAGGGACGCGCGCACCCCATGATCGACCCCACCCTGCGCAACGAGCAGCTGGCCAGGGCCGCCGCCGACCCCGCGACCGGCGTCATCCTGCTCGACCTCGTCCTCGGCCACGGCGCCGAGCCCGACCCGGCCGCCCTCCTCGCCCCGGCGATCGCGGCGGCCCGCCGGGACCGTCAGGTCCCGGTGGTCGTCAGCCTGGTCGGCACCGACCTGGACCCGCAGGGCCTCGACGCCCAGCGCGACGCCCTCGTCGCCGCCGGCGCCGAGGTCCACCTCTCCAACGCGAGCGCCACCCGCCGCGCCATCCAGCTGATCGAAGGAGCGGCCCGATGAGCCAGCCCACCGTCGTCACCGTCGGGGCGGACATGTTCGCCGACTCCGTGGCGGGTCAGGCCGTCGACGTCGAGCGCGTCGACTGGCGTCCGCCGATGCCGGGCACCGAGGCCGACCTCGCCGCGGTCGCCACTGATCCCCGCCGCCCCGACGCCAACCGTCGTGCCGTCGAGGCGATGCTCGGCGTGACGGCCCACCTCGTCGACGTCGCGCCCGCCTCCGAGGTGCTCGGCCTCGAGAAGGGCCAGTTCCTCCACGCGGGCCCGCCGATCGAGTGGGCACGGACGTCCGGCCCCCTGCGCGGCGCGCTGATGGGCGGCGCCGCCCTCGAGGGCCTCGTCGACGACCCCGAGGACGCCGTCGCGCTCTTCGAGTCCGGCAGCTCGGTCAGTCTCGAGCCGTGCCACCACCGCAGCGCCGTCGGCCCGATGGCCGGCGTCGTGACGCCGTCCATGTGGATGTGGGTCCTCGAGGACCGCGCGACCGGGCGCCGGACGTACTGCTCCCTCAACGAGGGGCTCGGCAAGGTGCTGCGCTACGGCGCCTACTCGTCCGAGGTGCTCACCCGGCTGCGCTGGATGGGCGACGTGCTCGGCCCCCTGCTGCAGGCCGCCGTCCGCGGCACCGAGGAGGCGACCGACGTCACCGGCATCCTCACCCAGATGCTGCAGATGGGCGACGAGGCGCACAACCGCAACCGCGCCGGCACGCTGATGCTGCTGCGCGACCTCTCCCCCGCAATGGTCAGCAGCGGGTCCGACGCCGGGTTCGACAGCAAGGACGTCGCGGACGTGCTGCGCTTCGTCGGCGGCAACGACCACTTCTTCCTCAACCTCGCGATGCCCGCGTGCAAGCTCGCGCTCGACGCCGGCCGCGACGTGCCGGGCTCGACCATGGTCGTGGCCATGGCGCGCAACGGCACCGACTTCGGCGTCCAGGTCTCCGGCACCGGCGACGAGTGGTTCACCGGTCCGGCCCAGGTGGCCGAAGGCCTCTTCCTCGGCGACTACGGCCCCGACGACGCCAACGCCGACATCGGCGACTCCGCGATCACCGAGACCGCCGGCATCGGGGGCTTCGCGATGGCGACCGCCCCGGCGATCGTCCGCCTGGTCGGCGGCACCGTGCCCGACGCGCTGGCCACCACCCGACGGATGCACGAGATCACGCTCGCGGAGAACCCCCGCTGGTCGGTGCCCGTCCTGGAGTTCATGGGCACGCCCACCGGCATCGACGTCTCCAAGGTGTGCCGCACCGCGATCCTGCCGCAGATCAACACCGGCATGGCCGGCAAGGTCGCCGGCGTGGGCCAGGTGGGCGCCGGGCTCGTCACCCCGCCCGCGGAGATCTTCCCGAAGGCGCTCGCCGCGCTCGCTGCGCGGGTCCCCTCCGCCTGAGCGGTGCCTGAGCCACCTTCCGCGGCACAGGAACGTGGCTGGCACACCGCCCACCGGCGTGCCGACGGACGACACGCCCTGGAGCGGTGCCTGAGCCACCTTCCACGGCACACGAATGTGGCTGGCACACCGCCCACGAGGGCGACCCGGTGGATCAGGCCGGGGACGCGGGCCGCTCGTTGTAGACGCCGGCCGGCTCCTGCCCGGTGAGGCCGCCGATGGCGCCCATGATCCGGTCTGTCAGGTCGCGACGCGCCCGGCCGCTCGGCACGCCGTCGTACTCGTCCGCGACGGTGATCGGCTCGCCGACCCGCACGGTGACGTCGACCTTGCCCAGCCGCGGGCGGTTGGCGCCGACCGGCTGGATCTCCTCGGTCCCCACCAGCCCGACCGGCAGGACGGGGCAGCCGGCGGTGAGGGCGAGGTGCGCCACGCCCGTACGACCGCGGTAGAGCCGACCGTCGCGCGAGCGGGTGCCCTCGGGGTAGATGCCGAACGCCTCCCCGCGCCGCAGCACCTCGAGCGCGGTGTCGAGGCTGGCGATCGCCGCCTTGGTGTCGTCCCGGTCGACCGGCAGCATGCCGAGTCCCTCGAACCACGCGCGGACCAGCGTGCCCTTCACCCCGGTGCCGGTGAAGTAGTCGGACTTGGCGAGGAAGACGACCTTGCGCGGGACCACGACCGGGATGACGACGCTGTCGAAGAAGGACAGGTGGTTGCTCGCCACGATGACGGGTCCGGTGGCGGGCACGTGGTGCAGCCCCTCGACCACGGGGCGCCACACGGCACGGGCGAGCGGGGGGATGACTCCGTGCGCGACCGTGTAGAGCATGGCAGTCATTCTGCCCCGAGCCGCGGCGACCAGAACGCCCGTGTCAGATCCACGGCCCCGCTCGGCCGCAACGGGGTGGCCTCCTCGAGGTAGGCCTGCCGCGCCTCCTCGCCGTGCGAGGGCGGCAGGGAGCCGTCCGCGCGGACCACCCGCCACCACGGCACGCCGCCTCCGTGGGCGGCCAGCACCGACCCGACCAGCCGCGGACCGCCCCGCCCGAGCCGCTCACCGACGACGTCGGCGATGGCGCCGTACGTCGTCGCGCGACCGCGCGGGACCGACTCGGCGCACTGCAGCACCAGCTCGGCGTAGAGCTCGCGCTCCTCCTCGGTCGTCATCGCTCCTCCGGCCGGATCAGGCGAGCGGTGACGACCAGCAGGCCGACTGCTGTCACCCCGGCGAGGAGCCACAGCCACGACGGGGCGAGTCGCGGGTCGAGGCCACGGACGGCCAGCCAGGTGACCGGGAGCGGGACCAGCGCCAGCCCGCCACGAGCGAGCCACAGCCGCGCCAGGCGCGGGTCGATCGGGAGCGTCGCGGGGCCGTACGACGCCAGGGTGGCGGCGACGTGCGCAGCGGCGAGCAGCACGCCGACGACGAGCAGCCGCCAGTCGACGACGTCGTGGACCGCCCACCAGCCGGCGACGAGGGCGAGCGGCACCACGCCGACGGCGTGGTCGGGCAGCCACGCCCAGGACGCCGCCGAGAGCACGACCCCGGCGACCACCAGGCCGTGCGGCACCTGTGGCAGCGCGAGCGCCAGTGCGGCGCACGGCAGCACGAGGAGCATCGCGCGCAGCACGACGACCGGTGGGGTCACACCGGGACGCAGGAGGGGCATCACGCACGCACCCGCGGCACCTGCGCGCGACGCGACAGCTGGTGGAGGACGGTGTCGAGGGTGCCCGGTCCGCGCCACGGCACCACGGGGGCACCGAGGGCGGCCAGGCGTCGTAGCCGGTCGTCGCGCTCGATCTTCTGCATCCGCATGGCGAGGCTCGGCAGGGCGAGCCGGTCCGCGCCCTCAGGCTCGGTCAGGGCGTCCCCGAGGGTGTCGACGACGACGACCGACGTCCCGCCGCGCTGGAGGCTGGCCGTCGCG is part of the Nocardioides cavernae genome and harbors:
- a CDS encoding MGMT family protein, whose amino-acid sequence is MTTEEERELYAELVLQCAESVPRGRATTYGAIADVVGERLGRGGPRLVGSVLAAHGGGVPWWRVVRADGSLPPSHGEEARQAYLEEATPLRPSGAVDLTRAFWSPRLGAE
- a CDS encoding FdrA family protein; its protein translation is MTTPTKDHVELRSGAYADSVTLLQVSRAVQATPGVVAAQVAMATGLNLEVLEGMGFDIPGSSPNDMVVALRLDADADVPAALAAVDAALTPTRPTGGDTTIAPPRTTGSALRRSAPDAITLVSVPGASATVEAMDALEAGRDVMVFSDNVPVSEEVALKRYAASRGRLVMGPDCGTAVVDGVGLGFANAVRPGRIGIVAASGTGCQQLLALLHHAGETAEGVGVRHALGVGGRDLSSAVGGLATREALRRLDADPDVDLVVVVSKPPAPEVAEALTKETGALGTPVELGLLGRGQRDLTAVAEAVLERLGHTPPEWPVHGADNTGPATGPLLRGLFVGGTLCDESMLMASAALGPVRSNIPLSDDLALGDDLLVDDHTMVDFGDDELTQGRAHPMIDPTLRNEQLARAAADPATGVILLDLVLGHGAEPDPAALLAPAIAAARRDRQVPVVVSLVGTDLDPQGLDAQRDALVAAGAEVHLSNASATRRAIQLIEGAAR
- a CDS encoding lysophospholipid acyltransferase family protein; translation: MLYTVAHGVIPPLARAVWRPVVEGLHHVPATGPVIVASNHLSFFDSVVIPVVVPRKVVFLAKSDYFTGTGVKGTLVRAWFEGLGMLPVDRDDTKAAIASLDTALEVLRRGEAFGIYPEGTRSRDGRLYRGRTGVAHLALTAGCPVLPVGLVGTEEIQPVGANRPRLGKVDVTVRVGEPITVADEYDGVPSGRARRDLTDRIMGAIGGLTGQEPAGVYNERPASPA
- a CDS encoding DUF1116 domain-containing protein, producing MSQPTVVTVGADMFADSVAGQAVDVERVDWRPPMPGTEADLAAVATDPRRPDANRRAVEAMLGVTAHLVDVAPASEVLGLEKGQFLHAGPPIEWARTSGPLRGALMGGAALEGLVDDPEDAVALFESGSSVSLEPCHHRSAVGPMAGVVTPSMWMWVLEDRATGRRTYCSLNEGLGKVLRYGAYSSEVLTRLRWMGDVLGPLLQAAVRGTEEATDVTGILTQMLQMGDEAHNRNRAGTLMLLRDLSPAMVSSGSDAGFDSKDVADVLRFVGGNDHFFLNLAMPACKLALDAGRDVPGSTMVVAMARNGTDFGVQVSGTGDEWFTGPAQVAEGLFLGDYGPDDANADIGDSAITETAGIGGFAMATAPAIVRLVGGTVPDALATTRRMHEITLAENPRWSVPVLEFMGTPTGIDVSKVCRTAILPQINTGMAGKVAGVGQVGAGLVTPPAEIFPKALAALAARVPSA